One Mercurialis annua linkage group LG3, ddMerAnnu1.2, whole genome shotgun sequence DNA window includes the following coding sequences:
- the LOC126674464 gene encoding pentatricopeptide repeat-containing protein At5g52850, chloroplastic: MSLMTLTKTEMICKTATTFINRAELLHCFEDICSKIASLCNSKSLKQGICIHTPIIKLGLQDHLYLNNNLLTLYAKCYGLDHARHFFDEMPYRDVVSWTGILSAYTKHEQHAEALDVFDSMIISGECPNAFTFSSVLSSCFALGEFSYGRRIHASLIKLGFESNQILGCSLVRFYSWFDSTEVACKFFSSMESKDVVSWTTMIASCLQGGKWTQGLRLYKSMLNAQVFPNEITFVKLLAAPCFVGLHYGKLVHGNMIVLGVELNLAVKTALVDMYSRCRRIEDAVKVSKLTPEYDVSLWTVVISALAQNMKFDEAVAAFHEMEISGILANNVTYLSMLSICISILSLDLGTQIHCKVVRSGLENDVAVGNALVDMYMKCSSAVEYGLRIFRGMESPNVISWTSLISGFVEHGFLEDSLNSYMEMTAVGVQPNSVTLSVVLRACSRLKSRVQTSKLHACIVKTNSDQDIVVGNALVDAYAGSGSVDDAWLVVRYMNRTDAITYTCLATRLNQIGNHELALDVINIMLNDDVKIDGFSLACFLSASAGLGRIEAGKQLHCYSVKSGLSFCISAANALIDLYGKHGLIHKARRAFAEIIEPDVVSWNGLISGLAMNGHIYSALSAFDDMRLTGYKPDAFTFLLVLSACRHGGLPDLGLQYFDSMKEMYGVEPQLDHYTCLVNILGQAGRLEEAMDILDTMPFKPDALIYKTLLAACRIHRNVPLGEDLARRGLELNPSDPAFYGLLAKLYDVCGRFDLGEQTRRSMQDKALLNTG; this comes from the coding sequence ATGAGTCTAATGACGCTGACTAAAACTGAAATGATATGCAAAACAGCAACCACCTTTATAAACAGAGCAGAACTACTCCACTGTTTCGAAGACATTTGCTCAAAGATCGCCTCATTATGCAACTCCAAGTCCCTAAAACAAGGCATTTGCATCCACACTCCCATAATCAAACTGGGTCTGCAAGACCATTTATATCTAAACAACAATCTCTTAACTCTATACGCCAAATGCTACGGACTTGACCATGCACGTCACTTCTTCGACGAAATGCCTTACAGAGACGTCGTGTCTTGGACCGGGATACTCTCTGCTTACACTAAACATGAACAACACGCAGAAGCTCTTGATGTATTCGATTCTATGATTATTTCCGGTGAATGTCCGAATGCATTCACATTCTCGAGTGTTTTGAGTTCTTGCTTTGCTTTAGGAGAGTTTAGTTATGGGAGACGTATTCATGCTTCTTTAATCAAGCTTGGGTTTGAATCGAACCAGATTTTGGGTTGTTCTTTGGTTAGATTCTATTCTTGGTTTGATTCTACTGAGGTAGcttgtaaattttttagttcTATGGAGAGTAAGGATGTGGTTTCGTGGACAACTATGATTGCTTCGTGCTTACAAGGTGGGAAGTGGACTCAGGGTTTGAGGCTTTATAAGAGTATGTTAAATGCTCAGGTTTTTCCTAATGAGATTACTTTTGTTAAACTCTTGGCCGCGCCTTGTTTTGTTGGTTTACATTATGGGAAGTTGGTTCATGGGAATATGATAGTTTTAGGAGTTGAATTGAATTTGGCAGTGAAGACTGCGCTTGTTGATATGTACTCGAGATGCCGGAGAATTGAAGATGCTGTTAAGGTCTCAAAGTTGACACCTGAATATGATGTATCATTGTGGACTGTTGTGATCTCTGCGCTGGCGCAGAATATGAAGTTCGACGAGGCTGTTGCTGCTTTTCATGAGATGGAGATCTCAGGAATCTTGGCTAATAATGTTACATATTTGAGTATGTTGAGTATTTGCATATCTATTTTGTCGCTTGATTTAGGAACACAGATTCATTGTAAGGTGGTCAGGAGTGGCTTGGAGAATGATGTTGCTGTTGGAAATGCACTTGTTGATATGTATATGAAATGTTCTTCTGCGGTAGAATATGGGTTGAGAATTTTTAGAGGGATGGAATCCCCTAATGTCATCTCTTGGACATCTTTGATTTCTGGTTTTGTTGAACATGGCTTTCTAGAGGATTCTTTGAACTCGTATATGGAGATGACGGCTGTAGGCGTTCAGCCAAATTCTGTTACTCTCTCCGTCGTTCTTAGGGCCTGCAGTAGATTGAAATCTCGAGTTCAAACATCGAAACTACATGCATGTATAGTTAAGACCAACTCTGATCAGGATATTGTGGTTGGTAATGCTCTTGTAGATGCTTATGCTGGTTCCGGGAGCGTAGATGATGCATGGCTTGTTGTACGATATATGAATCGCACAGATGCCATCACATACACATGTCTCGCAACAAGATTAAATCAGATTGGCAATCATGAGCTTGCGTTAGATGTAATTAATATTATGCTCAATGATGATGTGAAGATTGATGGATTTAGCCTAGCATGCTTCTTGTCTGCATCAGCCGGCTTGGGCAGAATAGAAGCTGGAAAGCAACTTCATTGTTATTCTGTAAAATCTGGTTTAAGCTTTTGCATTTCTGCTGCAAATGCCTTAATAGACTTGTACGGGAAACACGGGCTAATACACAAGGCACGTAGAGCATTTGCAGAAATAATAGAGCCGGACGTTGTGTCATGGAATGGATTGATATCGGGTTTAGCGATGAATGGGCATATCTACTCAGCGCTCTCTGCTTTTGATGATATGAGGTTAACAGGATATAAACCTGATGCCTTTACATTCTTGTTAGTGCTTTCGGCTTGCAGGCATGGAGGTTTACCGGACCTAGGTCTCCAGTATTTCGATTCTATGAAAGAAATGTATGGTGTGGAACCACAGCTTGATCACTATACCTGCTTGGTTAACATCCTCGGTCAAGCTGGCAGGCTAGAGGAGGCAATGGATATTTTAGATACTATGccttttaagccagatgctttgATCTACAAAACTTTGTTGGCTGCCTGCAGGATTCATAGGAATGTGCCTCTCGGAGAAGACCTAGCAAGGCGAGGGCTTGAGCTAAATCCTTCAGATCCTGCATTCTACGGGCTGCTCGCCAAATTGTATGATGTTTGTGGGCGATTTGATTTGGGTGAACAAACTCGCAGATCAATGCAAGATAAAGCGCTGCTGAACACTGGTTAG
- the LOC126674465 gene encoding probable NADH dehydrogenase [ubiquinone] 1 alpha subcomplex subunit 5, mitochondrial, producing MFLRAIARPLMAKMKETTGIVGLDVVPNAREVLINLYTKTLKEIKAVPEDEGYRKAVESFTSNRLKVCREEEDWEMIEKRLGCGQVEELIEEAQDELKLIEKMIEWDPWGVPDDYECEVIENDAPVPKHVPLHRPGPLPEEFYKTFEAVQTKKEAPAVSSGQSELKE from the exons ATGTTCCTCCGGGCGATCGCACGGCCATTAATGGCTAAAATGAAGGAAACAACCGGGATCGTAGGATTAGACGTAGTCCCAAACGCTAGGGAGGTACTGATCAATCTGTACACCAAAACCCTAAAAGAGATTAAAGCGGTACCAGAAGATGAAGGCTATAGGAAGGCTGTGGAGAGCTTCACGAGCAACAGGCTTAAGGTGTGCCGCGAAGAAGAGGATTGGGAAATGATCGAGAAACGACTTGGCTGCGGTCAGGTCGAGGAGCTTATTGAGGAGGCTCAGGATGAGCTTAAGCTTATTGAGAAAATGATCG AGTGGGATCCCTGGGGTGTTCCTGATGACTATGAATGTGAAGTTATAGAAAATGATGCTCCAGTTCCAAAGCATGTTCCTTTGCATCGACCTGGACCTCTTCCCGAGGAGTTCTACAAGACGTTTGAGGCTGTCCAGACCAAGAAGGAAGCGCCTGCAGTTTCCTCTGGTCAATCAGAGTTAAAGGAGTAA
- the LOC126671312 gene encoding probable WRKY transcription factor 27, giving the protein MADDWDLSAIIKSCSSASATTVNTSKTDTAAVENGGYENGLECLTFGDDDGPFSFSDFGQARNNGWEELQDSYKPFLPISRNHGNIPISPINHFGEFLISGQNDPQLAPPLPPPPPPVPPPMSAPFNLSFDSIDQEPRQSQKLHQQSRPIPVISLRTAQSVPASRSRKKKGHLKKQVMQVAAENLSNDVWAWRKYGQKPIKGSPFPRNYYRCSSTKGCGARKQVERSNIDPAMFIVSYTGDHSHPRPTHRNSLAGSTRNKFPTLQKANSDDLEKLGACSSSPLSGTSLSPTTPLSAASMDHEVATAPAKESIMKPEDQGHRMESDGGDDDDYFGDDILIPNLTLNEDLLKDLHELNSAGQGAFGGGNRTGGLGQSLDFGDSFSSWVVGSSAAAAGATRGGGL; this is encoded by the exons ATGGCTGATGACTGGGATCTGTCCGCTATAATCAAGAGTTGCAGTTCAGCGTCAGCCACCACCGTGAACACATCAAAAACCGACACAGCCGCCGTCGAAAATGGCGGCTATGAGAACGGTTTAGAGTGTTTGACTTTCGGTGATGACGACGGTCCATTTTCATTTTCTGATTTTGGACAAGCTAGGAATAATGGGTGGGAGGAATTACAAGATTCGTATAAACCATTTCTTCCTATCTCTAGAAATCATGGTAATATTCCTATATCCCCCATTAATCATTTTGGAGAATTTCTCATTAGTGGCCAAAATGACCCACAACTTGCACCACCATTaccaccacctccaccaccaGTACCGCCGCCGATGAGTGCACCATTTAACCTCAGCTTCGATAGCATAGATCAAGAACCGCGTCAAAGCCAAAAATTGCACCAGCAAAGCAGGCCTATTCCTGTCATTTCTTTACGAACTGCTCAGTCTGTACCAGCTTCAAGATCAAGAAAAAA AAAAGGTCATCTCAAGAAGCAAGTAATGCAGGTAGCAGCAGAAAATCTCTCTAATGATGTGTGGGCTTGGCGGAAATACGGACAGAAACCTATCAAAGGCTCTCCATTTCCAAG GAATTACTATAGATGCAGCAGTACAAAAGGATGTGGAGCAAGAAAACAAGTGGAGAGGAGCAACATAGATCCAGCTATGTTCATCGTCAGCTACACCGGCGACCATTCTCATCCGCGTCCAACTCACCGGAACTCACTTGCCGGAAGTACAAGAAACAAGTTTCCGACGCTTCAGAAGGCTAACTCCGATGATCTTGAAAAGCTGGGTGCTTGTTCATCATCTCCACTTTCTGGGACAAGTCTCTCTCCAACAACCCCACTGTCAGCTGCTTCTATGGACCACGAGGTGGCAACAGCACCAGCTAAAGAGAGCATCATGAAACCAGAGGATCAGGGCCATAGAATGGAAAGTGACGgtggtgatgatgatgattacTTTGGCGATGATATTTTGATTCCTAATTTGACTTTAAATGAAGATTTATTAAAGGATTTACATGAGCTGAATAGTGCTGGTCAAGGAGCTTTTGGTGGTGGTAACCGGACCGGAGGTTTGGGACAGAGCTTAGATTTTGGTGATAGTTTCTCTTCTTGGGTTGTTGGTAGCTCTGCTGCGGCTGCCGGAGCCACCCGAGGTGGTGGCTTATGA
- the LOC126671936 gene encoding uncharacterized protein LOC126671936 isoform X2, whose translation MQFFGGSDISPSPPAPTASGNNAHMMYVFNRNGVCLLYREWNRPLHTLNAQQDHKLMFGLLFSLKSLTAKMDPISGEKGNLGMPQLPGQGCSFHSFRTNTYKLSFMESPSGIKIILVTHPRTGDLRDSLKYIYNLYVEYVVKNPIYTPGTAIKCELFNTSLDQYIRSVA comes from the exons atgcaATTCTTCGGCGGATCAGACATAAGTCCGTCGCCGCCGGCACCGACTGCATCCGGTAACAATGCGCACATGATGTACGTGTTTAATAGGAATGGCGTGTGCTTGCTTTATAGAGAGTGGAACCGCCCGCTTCACACGCTTAATGCGCAGCAGGATCATAAGCTCATGTTTGGTCTCCTTTTCTCACTCAAATCCCTAACTGCTAAAATGGATCCAATCAG TGGCGAAAAAGGAAACCTCGGGATGCCTCAGTTACCTGGTCAAGGTTGCTCGTTTCATAGCTTCCGTACCAATACGTATAAACTGAGTTTCATGGAGAGTCCTTCAGGGATTAAG ATTATTTTGGTTACTCATCCTCGGACTGGTGATCTACGAGATTCCCTGAAGTATATTTACAACCTGTATGTTGAATATGTTGTCAAAAATCCTATCTATACTCCTGGAACTGCTATCAA GTGTGAGTTGTTCAATACATCTCTTGACCAATACATAAGGAGCGTAGCATAA
- the LOC126671936 gene encoding uncharacterized protein LOC126671936 isoform X3 — protein sequence MQFFGGSDISPSPPAPTASGNNAHMMYVFNRNGVCLLYREWNRPLHTLNAQQDHKLMFGLLFSLKSLTAKMDPISGEKGNLGMPQLPGQGCSFHSFRTNTYKLSFMESPSGIKIILVTHPRTGDLRDSLKYIYNLYVEYVVKNPIYTPGTAIKCELFNTSLDQYIRSVA from the exons atgcaATTCTTCGGCGGATCAGACATAAGTCCGTCGCCGCCGGCACCGACTGCATCCGGTAACAATGCGCACATGATGTACGTGTTTAATAGGAATGGCGTGTGCTTGCTTTATAGAGAGTGGAACCGCCCGCTTCACACGCTTAATGCGCAGCAGGATCATAAGCTCATGTTTGGTCTCCTTTTCTCACTCAAATCCCTAACTGCTAAAATGGATCCAATCAG TGGCGAAAAAGGAAACCTCGGGATGCCTCAGTTACCTGGTCAAGGTTGCTCGTTTCATAGCTTCCGTACCAATACGTATAAACTGAGTTTCATGGAGAGTCCTTCAGGGATTAAG ATTATTTTGGTTACTCATCCTCGGACTGGTGATCTACGAGATTCCCTGAAGTATATTTACAACCTGTATGTTGAATATGTTGTCAAAAATCCTATCTATACTCCTGGAACTGCTATCAA
- the LOC126673973 gene encoding protein SGT1 homolog: protein MASDLEKKAKEAFIDDHFELAADLLSQAISLNPNSAELYADRAQANIKLHNFTEAVADANRAVELDPSMAKAYLRKGTACVRLEEYQTAKAALEIGASLAPEDARFTKLIKECDKCIADETANLPNKESETPENVVSMEDVHPVADHSSQVPIAVPSKPKYRHEFYQKPEEVVVTIFAKGLPASSVVVDFGEQILSVSIDVPGEDAYHFQPRLFGKIVPEKCRFNVLSTKVEIRLAKADPIHWTSLEFVKDQAVLQRVNVSSANASNRPSYPSSKPKGVDWDKLEAQVKREEKDEKLDGDAALNKFFRGIYGDADEDTRRAMQKSFVESNGTVLSTNWKEVGTKKVEGSAPDGMEMKKWEI from the exons ATGGCTTCCGATCTCGAAAAGAAGGCCAAAGAAGCCTTCATCGACGACCACTTCGAGCTCGCCGCCGACCTCTTATCTCAGGCCATTTCTCTAAACCCTAACAGCGCCGAACTGTACGCCGACCGCGCTCAGGCCAACATTAAACTCCACAATTTTACTG AGGCGGTTGCTGATGCGAACAGAGCAGTTGAGTTGGATCCTTCCATGGCTAAAGCTTACTTGCGGAAAGG TACTGCTTGTGTAAGGCTTGAGGAGTATCAAACTGCCAAGGCAGCCTTAGAGATTGGTGCTTCTTTGGCCCCAGAAGATGCTAGATTCACTAAGTTGATCAAAGAATGTGACAAGTGCATTGCAGATGAGACTGCTAATCTTCCAAATAAAGAGTCAGAAACTCCAGAAAATGTTGTCTCTATGGAAGATGTACACCCTGTGGCTGACCATTCCAGCCAGGTGCCAATAGCTGTGCCATCCAAACCAAAATATAG GCATGAATTCTACCAGAAGCCTGAGGAGGTGGTTGTTACTATATTTGCGAAGGGCTTGCCAGCTAGTAGTGTTGTTGTTGACTTTGGCGAGCAAATA CTAAGTGTTAGCATCGATGTTCCTGGTGAAGATGCTTACCATTTTCAGCCTCGATTATTTGGAAAG ATAGTACCTGAAAAATGCAGATTTAATGTGTTATCTACTAAGGTTGAAATACGACTTGCAAAGGCTGATCCCATACACTGGACATCTCTTGAATTTGTGAAGGATCAAGCAGTTCTGCAAAGGGTTAATGTATCCTCAG CTAATGCATCGAATAGACCTTCTTATCCTTCATCAAAACCAAAAGGAGTAGACTGGGACAAGTTGGAAGCTCAAGTGAAGAGGGAG GAGAAAGACGAAAAGCTAGATGGTGATGCagctttaaataaatttttccgTGGGATATATGGTGATGCTGATGAAGACACAAGAAGGGCAATGCAAAAATCTTTC GTGGAATCAAACGGGACTGTGCTTTCGACAAACTGGAAAGAAGTGGGTACAAAGAAGGTGGAAGGAAGTGCTCCGGACGGTATGGAGATGAAGAAGTGGGAAATCTAA